ATGAGTTTATGATTTTTATGGGTGAGGTCAAGGCTTTTAGATGCAGGAAGAACAACATTAACAGAAGCAGTAACAATTCCACATTTGGGATCAGACGTGCATCGTGTTTAGATGCAATGATCTCATGACCCTGAATGTTTAAAGACTTTGCTATCGCAAATCCCGGGTTTAGTTTTAAATTAGAAGACGTGGTGGGAGTTAGGGcctgctgccactggagggctGCCTCACCACGGGGAACCGGAGTGGGCTGCTCTGTTCCCTCAGCCTGGGGGAGGTTACTTCTTTGTCATCATTATCCTGTTGCCAGTACTGGAAGAAAAACGAGTTTGCTGGTGTTAAATCACAACAGCTTTATATGCAGGTAAGTCATTACAGTTTGTTGCAACAGTAATCCTATACTACTTTGTTTATGATACTTGGACATCATTATCACATTTCCAGCAATAGTGTTTCTAAAAACAGTTCTGCACAAAGTATTTGTAGTTCTGGTGCCATCTAAGATTAACAATGTGGACACCACTGTACTGGCAACAGGGTTGTTCCTTGTAAACCTTTTTTGCAGTTTTCCTGCCAGCCCTTAACAATACACCTGAAGAAGCCTGAGCAcaaatgttgggggggggggggggcaaattgAAATACAACAGAAGTGTCTGTCTTACAGTCGTGTTCAGACCTAGTACCATTTGACTTCCAGCTACAGGGTCGACAGCAGAGGTACAGAATCCCAGCACATTTACTGTAACCTTATTTCCCTGCTGAACACACGTGTCTCCCTTTGGTGCCTGGAAGGCAATTGCTGTCAGTGTGGTCCAGATGTGCGCAAGTTACAggctgcacccatgggtgctagCACTTTCCCACCAAGAGGAGAAAAGTATCGGCTGGCAAGCACCACTGCCAGGCTACTTGGTATTGTGGTCAGTGTTTCTTTGTGGAAaacttgcctttattttttttctcttaagttttCTTGTTAGCCAGGACATCCATAGAAGAACCTGTTTGGTCCCAGAGAGGGAACCTGCACCTCTTCTTTCCACCCCTCCTAGCCAGATCAAGAGCCAGAAGTACCACAAGGGTGACCGCATCCTTGCATGGGGGCAAGGGTGGCAGCAGGGCAGTATGGCTCACAGCTGTTAACGCAGGATTTTCCCTGCTGACAAAGGGGCCTACTCTgcagaagcaaaaaaatactCAGTGTTGTAATGTTACCCACAATAGCATGCTCCAGTCATACTAGAAACAAGGTGCTTTGAAGTACAAATGTTTTATTGCAATGTTTCATTATTTACAGTACCGTTCACTTTGTCCCTGGGTGCTACCAAAGTGCAAgccatttcaaacagaaaagctaaatgaTGGTAATTGAACAGCAAAACATGGCTGTGCCTTATGCTCGTACTGTCCTGCCTCTTCCCTGGTACTGAATGCAGAGAAGTTTGCTGTTCTCCCTGGTCACCTGGAACAACCTGGTAGCGTGAAACTTTGGTCACAAAGGATTGTCAGTTGGTTTGTTCAAGGTGATGCAGGAACGAGAATCTGCAGTCTTTCCAGCTGGACTTTACTCGGAATTCAGGGTTTCTGACTGCGTAAGACGCCGCCTTTGTACACAACACTGTCAAGTTCctatttcagtttttaatgtaAGTACTGGTTTATTTCCAACTCTTTTTGTTGCTGATTCTCTTTGGTCTATGTAAGCTTTAAGTCATCTACCTCTTTTGAGGCTAGATCTTCCTTGCTTAACTACCTTAAAAGAGCCAATACCTCTAGAATTACCATAGAGTTGCCACTGGATACTGAAATCGGAGATGTCATCTCCTAGAGTTGCATTTAAAGGTCTTTACAGAGTACTGCAACTTTTATTATGATGTGTTTCCATTTTGTATAAAAATGGTGATTCAGACGCCACCGAAGCCTACATTTTCACACACTATCATCTCAAAGTAGGACAAATTACACTGGTTACTTCAGGAATGTTCTCTCCACAGAAACTtgcctttgggggggggggatagtTACTACAAATTTTATTGAAGACTTGAGAATTCCAGTGGCTAAACTCAGGTCAAGAACCTTTTCAGCTTTCTAACAAGTGTATTAGCTTGAGAAAGTACTTTGAAAGACAGGTTTCAGGCTGAGTACCTGTCTGCCAGCAGTCCCTTGGGAGGTGGACACTGAACTTCTCTACTCCAGTTATCTTAGTGTGCAACAGGAATGTCGTTACCTTCTAAAACTTGAGACGCTTTGTGTTACAGAGCTCTTGTACAATTAGGAAATGTTTAAGACTACATTCCTGAAAATAAGTTACATTAAATGGCACTCGAGTCATCCAGAAAACATGTAGCAGGGCTGTTGGGTCAGGCTCAGCAGTAGTAACTGCTGCTCTCTCTCCTCACCCCACGCCTGGTTCACAGTTCAATGATGAGTCCCTGCAACAGCTGTGTCAAATGATTCTGAAATTACAACTTGTCAAAAATCGGATGATTGCAGCTCTTGGCAGGTTTTCTCCTGTGAGTCACACTTTTATTCCATGTTTTCACAGGCTTTTCTGTATGACTATTGATAGAAAGCCACCAAAAGCTTTACAGTTGCAGAAGGTaacattttcacaaagaaaatgtattgtttttatttcttaaccTACCATACAAAACACGGTGTTTAAAAGCTCTGCAGTGCCTCCCTACTATCATTCTTCGGGAAtttggaggaggcagcagagctcaCATGCAGTCAACAACGTTGCTGGATCCTTGGCCCACATCCCGGATCTGGCTGCTGGGACAAGAGCACACAGCCACGCCCGCCCCTGCCCTGCAGTGTGACACAGAGCCGACGAGTTCCCACCTAAAGAAGatggtagaggaaaaaaagaaaagtaagttcCTGTCCTTTCTGAGCAActtgaaagtatttcttttgtGTCTGAAATTGTTATACAGCCTAGCTGTTTACTTTGCACAAAAATACACCCCGCTAGCTTATTCTTGTTATTTCTCTGATAAATTTATTGCAAAATCAGATTGAAACAACCAGAAGAATGTAGATTCTTATTGAATGAAGGGAAGAGGACAAgggatggagaggagggggaggaggaagtgCTTATATATTTACAAGAAGAACCGAGTGGCATAAGCAGCACTCCTGCATCGCAGTCACGGATATTACTCAATTATTACCAGGAACCAACAGATAGACTCCTGCTGCACACTATTTCTATTATATTGTGTTTTCATATAGGCAGATTTCATTGTCTTATTAAGCCAAATAAAAGATTTTACATTACCTATTCACTATGGGATCAAATGCTTCCACTGTATTCAGGTACGCATTGCCATTATGACCTCCCACTGCAAAAATTTTACCCATCAGTGTTGCTATGCCAACGCCACCCCTTGGAGTTGTAAGCTCTGCTACATATTCCCATTTGTTACTGCGTGGGTCAAACCGTTCCACTGAGCTCAGTGGAGAGTTGTCATCAAAGCCACCTGCAAAAAATCATCACATTATCAGTTTTTAGCCACTTCTAGTGCTGGTGATATCCAGGACTGGCATTATCAGGCTACTCTCAGCATTCAGTGGGCTAGCTCTATTTCTTTACAGGAATTTTACAAGCTCCTAAAAATTAATCTAACAGCTCTCCCTCCTGCCACTGTACAAGCATCACCAAGAGTGACAGTTTTCTTCTACTCAAGTTGCAAGGAGAggtatttctattatttttctccttgaattCATCTTACACATAGTTATAATGAAACAGCTTCTAATTTGGAATAGAAAAAACCTAAGACCAGTAAAAGGATGGTCCTCATCTTATTCTGGCTTAAGCAAAACACACTCTTGCGGTGTTTTCAAATTACAGCATTGCTCAATAAttgagtaggaaaaaaacatCCTCAAGTAAGACTTCAGTGATGCATTCCCCTTGCTGGGGCAGCTGTCAGAGGAGCATTTTACTCAAAacttttttaatcacttttatgATAATAAACAAGGCAGAGCTCTGCAACTATCACTACGGCATACCTACCTGGCATCTTCCTCCCTCAGGAAAGTGGGTAAATGCAAGGCAGAGCAGAACAAGACAGGCCTCGGACAACAGGCTGTGGAATAACTGTAATCACTGTGCAAAAAAGCTACTGTTGTCTACACTCAGAATAGAATTAGGGTGCTTTAAAAGTGTGTGAACTTAAGAATCATTTTCCTAAAGGGAAACTCAAGATTAGTGAGTCTCGAGAGGATTTTCTATATAGACATATTGTCCTGAACAGTAGAGCCCTCCTGAAATGTGGGTTAGGAACTGCTTTTTACTTCCTCACTAACACACCTTTGTTTAAGCGTGCCCTGgttgtgcttgctttcttctcctgccAAAGAACACAAAGTACAGCTCAGGTCTATCTGTTCCCCAGTTCCTGTAGCAACAACAGCCTCTTCCAAAATGCCAGTATTTGGCAGAAACAGCACTACAAAATGCCACATCCCTACTCACCGACAACGTACAAGCAGCCGTGGAGCTCGCTGACACCATTGCCAGCTCTTCGCTGACCCATCTCTTTCACTTCTATCCACTTATCCAAATGGGGATCATATTTCTCCACACTGGAAAGAGATGCTACACCGTCATTGCCACCCACAGCATAAACATGGTTCTGGAAAACAGTTGTATAGAGAAAGATTATTTGTAATGTATATGTGTTTACTCAGCTTTTCATAAGCAATGTTAAAATTATAGGAAAACAGGGTATATCCATACAGTCCTAATTACTTACTTTTATTTAAGAATTCCAACAACAGACTTAATTATCTAACAACTTGTAAACACTATCTTCCAATTAAAGAAGTGAAAAAGTTATGTAGTGCTGCAGATATTTTGCAGCGTATACATGGCGACAGGGGGATTAAAGTGTGGGTGCATTCAGCACCTTTAAACATAGTAACCATGAAAACCAGAGCCTTCTGAGTGAGACATGAAGCATTAGCCTGATGTTGTTAAAAGGGTCCTGGTACTTGTTTCAACAGTACTTGAGGTACTGGGAGCAGGGAGCGTAGTTTAATTTGATATGAGCATTATCCTAAATATCCTCAGCTCTTACACGGTTCCATAGGATTTTGATGACCTGAGGTGCTCAGACCCACCAgctgcattttgtttaaaatcttgTGTTCTGCCTTGTAAAAGCAGATTTGAAAAGCAGGTCGGTTCCTCAGTTGGCCCCGACTTGGGAGGAAACAGCCACTTACCACAAGGGCTACGGAGCCGACTCCTCCCCTGGGAGTGTTCATTGGGGCGACTGCACTCCATCGATCAGAATCAATGTCGTATCTTTCCACATCGCTGAAGCAAGTGTTGTCATCTAAACCTCCTATTGCGTAAATGGGGCCACCAAGGGAGGCAAGAGCGATTCCCCTCCTAAGAAAACCATAGGATCAATACCTCAGTGCAAATCCTTAAGGAAAGGGAATGGGAAAGACACATCAAGTGCAATGTTACCTGACTGGCACCTGTTTCAAACTATgggaaaaaagtaatgaaaacttaaaaagtGAAGATTATAATAAATAATGACCAGTAACTGTGGCTGGCCCTCTGCACACCTGTGTCAGTCTTGCGGCTTTATCCTGAAAGTCTCTTGTATGTTTGCAGCCTCCCATTAGAGGGGCTCTAGAGTTTTATCTTAACTTCACCTCAGCCTTCCCAGGCAGCTGTATGTTATTGTGTGATCCACGAACAGGACTGTTGCAGCTAGAATATTTTTAGACTGCAAAAAGGCAAAGCtcctgtttaaaaaatgaaaaaaaaaaataaaggcaggggGTCATGGAATACTGTTTTGACTGAATGTCACCTAAGGCCCAAGTCCTCTACTTACATGCTTCGATACATGAGATTGTCTTAGTTATTTGATTTCTCTGTCTCAGTACTGAATCTTACACCTCCTATCTTGTTTTATTGAATCTGATGGAGAACCAAAACCTGCTGGTTTTAACTTTGTTGGTATAGCTGCTGCTACAATTTGGGaatgattttttggggggtgatATTAATACATATTAAAAGGCAAACCTGTGCTGGATATTAGATGACTGAACTCTAGCAAGATTTAATTGcaattttttccattctgttattTTCTATTAAGTCTGTGTTAAAATagttgtcagatttttttttctactgaatcTACTAATATGAGAGTACGATCAGTACTACAAAATGAAAAGTATGGTCTAGAATGTAAGTGTTAAGTTTCTGCTTTAACTACCAAGATAGGTGATTTACCATTTCACTGAAAACTTTCTTGTCTCATTACACAGAGGGCAGGTTCACAGATACCTAGGCAGGAGCAAGGGAGGCACAATCTTTCTACAGAACAAACATTGTGGCAATATCCTGGGCTTATCTTAAATTGCCTCAGCAGATAACGTAGACACCATCAATGGTGGCAGTTTTTTCTCAACTAAGTATTCCGACACCACCTCCATGAATGGGAGGAGTGGAGTGTAGCCAAGGCACAGCAGCCCCTTCATTTACCAAGGTACTGAGTAAGAAATGTCACACAAATCTAGGGCTGATGTGTGCCGAGAATATGCCCTGGggtggtggcaggagggaggaagaggagcaagaaGGCATTTCTAGGAGTTTGGGTCTTCTACTTTGATTAGGTCGCAGCTATGAATAGCTTTAGGACTTAGCCATGCTCAGTATTTTACTCCTACTTGTACATAATGCTTTCAGAAACAACAAATAACAAAATGGAATGTAGAATTAAGGAGGTTGATTTAAAtgacagcagaaacaaaaaattacagATCTGTGAGTGCAGTAGCTCCTTAAAAGAATCTTAAATgtcaaaaggcaagaaaaatccTCCATCTGACTTTCAGTGTTTTAGTGCTTCCAGCCTTTTGTGGCAAAACCATAAGCAGCTATTGGTTTCCTGGGCATGAAGTATTTCACTGTGCATGTTCTGCTGGCAGTTACCTTGCTCATtcttaaaaagagcaaaaaacccacagaaccaGTTAATCAGTTTCAAGTTCTTTACTGGGCATAGTAGAAAGGCCCTAGATATCAGAATGTAagcacagctggagcagaagAGCTCTCTGCTCCAGAAGCCAGCCCTGCCccccttcaaaagaaaaaaagaaaaggataataGAGCAACAAAAGAAAGCCAAAGCATAAACATAACCAATGTTACTAGCCAGGGCCTCTCCCTAGAGAGAGGGATTATGCAGTTTTGCACTGAAATACTTACAGTATGTTACGCACAACTTTGTGTTTGTGCAAATATGTGATGTATGCAAGTATGTGATGCAGATTTGTGTTTGCTTTACAGCTAGTAAATAAAGGTGTTTGATAGCATAAAGCcccaaaataggaaaaaaaattcctaaaaataGCACAGTTTGGAAACCCAAATAAAGGCAGGAAAGACATAATGTTTTTCAGCATCAGCAAGAAATCATGTATCACAGGCTTAGGACTTAAAATTTTGGATCACGGGACATGTACCTCTTCGTGTTCATTGATGCCTTCATCATCCACTTGTTTGTGAGAGGATCAAATACTTCCATGCTTCCTAAGTGTTCATTTCCATCATGTCCACCTACTGCATACACTTTACCTGAAACACATACACATCTTCCGATACAGAGATTGCTTGGcaacatttcagttttcatttatgtAATATCCCTGCCTACATGGAGACAAAAAGCTCAAATACAGAAAGGTTAAAGCTTTCAGATCTTTTCAATATCAGGATTTTAATAAGTATGGACTTTATAATTTTCATATGCTGTACTCAACCAGAGATCTGTTCTAACATGGACTTTTATAGAAAGCTTGAGATACGTAGACAAAAAAATCTTCCCATAACCTGAGTACTGCAGTTTTGGACACTTACATCAGTCTCTCCAGAttttctatggggaaaaaaagatttctgttctGCTGCAGCAACACAGGGGCTACCGTGTACAAGGAAAAGTTGCATCATGGGTGCTAAGCTGCTCTGGACTGCACGGACCTGGTTTCAGAAGATGGGAGACCTAAAAATAAAGGTAGGTCTGCTCTTGGAAGAGTTATGGTCTTAGTGACTTGCCTGTACGGATTTAAGTATGAAGAGAGCTAGTATGAGTACTAGCAAATTCTGGGTGACTGCTGTGTAAGGCCATTTCtttataattgattttttaaaaattaaatcacctATTAAGGCAAGAGGCTATAtactgttcatagaatcatagaatagtttgggttggaagggacctctgaaggtcatctagtccaacccccctgccgtgggcagggacatcttcaactagatcaggttgctcagagccccgtccaacctgacctggaatgtttccagggatggggcatccaccacctctctgggcaacctgtgccagtgtttcaccaccctcagcataaaaaatttcttccttatatctggtctgaATCTACCCCTTGTCCTAGctcaacaggccctactaaaaagtctgtccctatctttcttgtaagccctctttatatattgaaaggctgcaataaggtctccccagagccttctccaggctgaacaaccccaactctctcagttcGCAGTAATGTCTTTTCAGTAAGCATGCTCTCAGATTGTTTCAGAATCAAAAACCCCTTCATGGGGAAAAGCTTTACTAAATTGAAGAATATCCAACAGTTAAGCCATTGCAAGACAGATTTATTTAGTGAAAGTACCAATTCCAGCAAAAGGAGCAAACAAGTGCCTTTTGAATAGGGTTACTGACCTCCCACAGAGATCACACCCACGTGCCTTCTCCTGCTGTTCATTTCAGGGCCGAAGAACCAGTTGTTCTTACTGATAGAGTAACATTCAATGCTGCGAAATGGGTCACCTGATCCACCTCTACCACCGACACAGAACAGCACACCTGAAGAAGATAAAATGGGTTTCCAGAAAACTAGCAGGAAGATGGGGGATAAAGTTGTATAGTAGAGTGAACTGAAAATTATGTTGGAGAAGTCGTATTTCACTTCAAGGGGGCACGGTCATTGCCCTGCGTAATTGGATGCTGGATTTTGGCCTTTGCTTGGCATGCTGCTATGGCAATTAACTATCTATGCTCTTGCAAAaacaatgcatattttaaatatgctttttgtgATTTTGCTTAGGGAGATAAACAGATTGTTTGTTAAATATAACAACGTAAAAATTAGGATTTGCAGTCTAATATTCATCACTCGCTTTTGGTGTAGGTTAACCAAAGAGTTTAAAAGTTAGCTCAACCTTCTCGCACCAAAAGATCAAGTGTCCACTGTTTTCGATATAGCTTTAGGCATACTGCCTCGTCGTAACATACCTAACAGTTCTAGCTTTAATACAGTTAGAGCCAATCaggataaataaataatgctttaaagaaagaaaatgactgcTAAAGTTCTGCTAGGAAAATGCAGCACATTACCTAATTACCAGAGAGGTACACAATGGCTTTCCCAATTTTGCATTAAGTCATTAACAACCATTTATACCAAGCTATCTAACCCTGCACAGATGTGCTGCCTTTTGTCCACATCACTCCCTACTGGATAATCAGACACACATTTAATTACCAGCAGTCTGCTTCCTTGGTGTTGTGCGAATGGAGTACTCAAAGTCTGGCactgccctgctgctcaggtgaaGGTGGTAGTTTCTTGCTTCATCCAGCAAATCCCTACATTTTAGATTCTGCTTGACAATCTCTTCCTTTGCCACAACACCCATAAGGAAACAAATGGGCAAGAGAGGCAGCCGTACCTGACAGAAATGAACACAGTTGGAGTAACTGGCTGAACTGACTGAGTCTCACCATTTACAGTGACGCACGCATAACAGATGGTAGCTTCTGAGCCAGCTGCCAGCCCCGCACTCTTCACTAAAAAGAGcggcttttgtatttttcttccagaataacAGCGATATGAACAGTTCTTTTTAGTGACAAATGTTTGCTACAACCATTTGCATTTAAGCAGCAGTGGAGAACTGTCCCTTGGCCCAGGCTGAGCAGAGGAAGAAGTGCTGCTGCCTGTACTGCAAACTGTGTCTGCCCGATGTGATGCAGGCAGCATCTGTGACTTTACCAGGACAGCCTGTGTCAGGTTAGTCTGCTGAAGGCATGAATTTTCAGCTCATTGCCCTGCGAGCTTAAGAGGGCTCTTGCTAGAATGGTTCATTTTCTTTGGGTGGCAAGTCAAAAAGGAAACACTGTCAGCATGAACTAAGTGTCTATTAAGGAAGTACTGCTAGTGCAGTAACACCTTTCTCTAGTGTGGACTTGACAaactacagcattaaaaaaaaaaaaaacaacaaccaacaaaCAGTTGAGAGCTAATTGTTTCCTTTCCCAAATCCTTCCTGTGGTTGCCCAGAAGAGAGCTGGCGACCAGGCTGAGGAATGGAAGGCTCTTTCTGGGTGAGGCTACAGGCAGTCACTGCCCAGAGCAATCTCCAGTGACAGGGCAGATCTGAAATAAGGTCAGCCTCTCCAAGACTGCCTTGAAATGTCCTCCTGCCCACAGTCATTTATTTCAGCAAACCTTTCATTTGTCCTTGTGAGAGAAACAGTGAGGAATATGAAGTATGATCAGGCGCAAAAGTAGGACAGGTGTTAGCAGGGGGGAACTGAAGTAAACCACCGTCTGATTTCCTAAGGTTTGGAGTCAATGCTGTCAAGCAGCTCCCAGTTAGCTCAGCAGCAATGGTGAAGGAGAAGTCCATTATCtccagtgcttctcagagcagcAGGATGGTGCTGTTATATGGCTGACAAGCGTGCCTGTTGTCAAGTAAGCAGGTGTCTCTAGCAGTTCTTCCTTACCCACTTGCTTTCAGTCCCACTTCTTCCTTTACTTTGGCCCGGCTTATTGTAGGCTGATTAAAAGCACCACCGTAGCCCTGCTAATAGACTCATGAGGTTAGTGATGCAGTAAGAACTCAAGGCTGACAAATTCAGAACCTCATTCTAACAGTGAAATCCATAAGGCTGATTATGATGTGGATAATAACTGTCAAGAAGCCCAGTCATGTTTTCTGCTACCAATAATGTCCAAATCAACTGATGGCTCCATGTACTCTGGCAAATAACCCATATTTACAGGAAGGGGTTTACTTTTTCATTGCTTCGTTCTAGACTCTGGTTTCTGTGAATAGAATAAAGCTGTTAATTTCATCTGCTAGCACAACTgggcaacaaaaataaatctagggttttttttttttaaatctcaaattaTATTGCCTGTAAATTTAATTATAGTGTactaaagaagtttttttttgtggtcttttACCAGGAAACGTGAAAAATGATGCATGAAGACAATGACAGCAGCATGTTAGTGGACCTCTCGTTACTCACACGACGCCAATATTAGCAGTTCTGccaaatgcaaaatattcaagTTGGAGCTCAGTGACAACTGAAACAGCACAGTTGATTCTGCCTGCTAAGATACATAAGGCATTTTGCAGCGCATGGCATGTACCCCCCTCCTTCCCAGCACAGGTTCTCCATACCTGTCTCAAATACTGTATTCTAAACTCCCATAACCAGCACATATGGAGTTGAATAACTGAAGTACCTAACGCTTTGACCGGAGGAGGTCCAATGGGTGTTTAAATAAGTTCAGCTGAGTGATCTTTTGATACCTCAATGTGTTTCTTTCAGAAGCAGTGGACTCGCATCAAGTCTAGATGATTAAACTGCAAACTCCTTTCAGATCCTACAGGTAACCAGCAGTGCTAGTCTAGTGAGCATTAAAGGGTCTAGCATATGTTTCCTAGCCTGCTCGTAGGGCTAACGTATCTTGGTCTTTTGTTAATTAAATATACAGAACATTCTAGAAGTAGCACGACTTGATGTGACACATCTCCGTTACAGTTTTACTTTCCTAGCCATGTAAAAAAACCTCAACAGCTTTGCTCTCCTTTGTTAAGTACAAATACTTACCAGTAAGGGAAGTAAGCATTTCAAGCTGTAGTAGTATCAAACCAAGTGAAGTGATGGCTTTATGTTCTCCACTATGTTTAAATGTAAGAAGCTTCTGCTCTAACACAGGTGCAGCTTTTTGTCggctccccacccccccagccatGAGCATAAAGTGAGTACTCTTCTCTCTACAGAAACTGGAGAATATGAATTCTTCCTGATAGTCAAGAGATCTAACCTGCTTTTCCACTGTCAACTCACAACTGTGAATACCAGATGAGGCACCAACTGCTAAGAACATTTTCATCTTGAGACCTACCCAAATACAAACAGTTGATTATACAACCAAACCAGTGATGAGTCAGGCACCCAGCGCCTCGGTCTGCCCTACCTGCGCAAGTATTTCATCCAGCCACGTAGCATGATGCTGTGGATTGGCTAGCAGCCACTTGATAGCAGCGTTGTaaacttgcttttcattttcaat
This region of Aptenodytes patagonicus chromosome 4, bAptPat1.pri.cur, whole genome shotgun sequence genomic DNA includes:
- the KLHL8 gene encoding kelch-like protein 8, giving the protein MASESMVPEQAKQHLIKGKRRQQQQQQQQTRSSNSDGEDDIFVFEANEAWKDFHSSLLHFFEAGELCDVTLKVGSKLISCHKLVLACVIPYFRAMFLSEMAEAKQTLIEIRDFDGDAIEDLVKFVYSSRLTLTVDNVQPLLYAACILQVELVAKACCEYMKLHFHPSNCLAVRAFAESHNRIDLMDMADQYACEHFTEVVECEDFVSVSPQHLHKLLSSSDLNIENEKQVYNAAIKWLLANPQHHATWLDEILAQVRLPLLPICFLMGVVAKEEIVKQNLKCRDLLDEARNYHLHLSSRAVPDFEYSIRTTPRKQTAGVLFCVGGRGGSGDPFRSIECYSISKNNWFFGPEMNSRRRHVGVISVGGKVYAVGGHDGNEHLGSMEVFDPLTNKWMMKASMNTKRRGIALASLGGPIYAIGGLDDNTCFSDVERYDIDSDRWSAVAPMNTPRGGVGSVALVNHVYAVGGNDGVASLSSVEKYDPHLDKWIEVKEMGQRRAGNGVSELHGCLYVVGGFDDNSPLSSVERFDPRSNKWEYVAELTTPRGGVGIATLMGKIFAVGGHNGNAYLNTVEAFDPIVNRWELVGSVSHCRAGAGVAVCSCPSSQIRDVGQGSSNVVDCM